A genomic window from Luteolibacter sp. LG18 includes:
- a CDS encoding M48 family metalloprotease, which produces MDRVLEPLAQHRALVEWLKTHERAVWDWYGDAERQGRDAEAVRLSLLRDTYRMDAEGHPELFVEIAAAKEALGLQAVEVSAYQAQGDGRINAAICYLPGEAHLIFSGPILTLLSSAELRAVIGHELAHYRLWDQDGGDFFRADRILHQAADHPGAQPSHGHSARLWSLATELFADRGAWLAAGDLETAVAALVKISTGLPQVSAKSYLAQADEIFSKSKPRTEQLTHPETFMRARALRLWADEDEALEEAIATMLVEQEGLDEMDLLQQARLAELTRRFIGHHLAPLWFRSEAVLAHARLYFPDFAPAAAGDGLENELASLSKPRREYLCHVMLDFCAVDPDLEDLPLAAGFERARDLECLGHFEKIATKELKLKAKDVKKLKDKAAGMLAAAKLETP; this is translated from the coding sequence ATGGATCGGGTTCTGGAGCCGTTGGCACAGCACCGCGCGCTGGTGGAGTGGTTGAAGACCCACGAGCGGGCGGTTTGGGATTGGTACGGGGACGCGGAGCGCCAGGGACGGGACGCGGAGGCGGTGCGGCTCTCGCTGCTGCGGGACACCTACCGGATGGACGCGGAGGGGCACCCGGAGTTGTTCGTGGAAATCGCGGCCGCGAAGGAGGCGCTCGGCCTGCAGGCAGTGGAGGTGTCCGCCTATCAGGCGCAGGGGGACGGCCGGATCAACGCGGCGATCTGTTATCTGCCCGGCGAAGCCCATCTGATCTTCTCCGGCCCGATCCTCACGCTGCTTTCATCCGCCGAACTGCGCGCGGTGATTGGTCACGAATTGGCGCACTACCGCCTGTGGGACCAGGACGGCGGTGACTTCTTCCGTGCCGACCGCATCCTGCATCAGGCGGCCGACCATCCGGGAGCGCAGCCGAGCCATGGCCACAGCGCACGCTTGTGGAGCCTCGCCACCGAGTTGTTCGCGGACCGTGGCGCGTGGCTCGCGGCCGGCGATCTGGAAACGGCGGTGGCCGCCTTGGTGAAGATCTCCACCGGCCTGCCGCAGGTCAGTGCGAAGAGCTACCTGGCCCAGGCGGACGAGATCTTCTCGAAGTCAAAGCCCCGCACGGAGCAACTGACCCACCCCGAGACCTTCATGCGGGCACGGGCCCTGCGGCTGTGGGCGGACGAGGATGAGGCATTGGAGGAAGCCATCGCGACGATGCTGGTGGAGCAGGAGGGGTTGGATGAAATGGATCTGCTCCAACAGGCGCGGCTCGCGGAGCTGACCCGGCGTTTCATCGGCCACCATCTCGCGCCCTTGTGGTTCCGCAGCGAGGCGGTATTGGCGCACGCGCGCTTGTATTTCCCGGACTTCGCACCCGCCGCGGCCGGGGACGGGCTGGAAAACGAGCTGGCCTCGCTTTCGAAGCCCCGCCGCGAATACCTCTGCCACGTGATGCTGGATTTCTGCGCGGTGGACCCGGACCTGGAGGACCTGCCGCTGGCGGCGGGTTTCGAGCGGGCGCGCGACCTGGAGTGCCTGGGGCACTTCGAGAAGATCGCGACGAAGGAGCTGAAACTGAAGGCGAAGGACGTGAAGAAACTGAAGGACAAGGCCGCCGGGATGCTGGCCGCCGCGAAACTGGAGACACCATGA
- a CDS encoding AAA domain-containing protein, whose product MSDNPFTGFLQGGAARGGFGVEDVLAAVLPLMREVAAIHDAGRVAPLRGLSAIAVQDDRALALTSAEGIEPRHHEGVVQRLLAPASHGVEVTGEQRRESDEGRLTHIRNLDVAVSSDGITRPVYLPGHVSWEHAVDHHDELTDVFSLGMLLASLACGLDFTELPDLELFANSRKNLFALAPRLHPVVAAVIVEMTELHRGRRAQDLVTLIRTLETYRDQPVDADVNQLPGLEQASKGGRRRIIQTHLRDRLFDVSRRNRLLYFKSSQSTLNLTTASVPLVLDFRNIQPGQLLYWHAPLAAEIAAGHTLALQKWLRFEEAPYLPGQLDKLISEARRSRAEFGFSQLRLVVAFLRWNNLKEEPNVRIHSPLLLLPVELAKRKGVKDQYTLEPQGSELEVNPALRHHLKQLYDLDLPDSIDLREITVEAFHADLQTRIRATEPGVGLELSAKPKIQLIHQKAKQRLDQYKRRLARQGRVVQRAAGLDYSYDRADFRPLGLQMFQKLVKPSPLPTRELAGVPPEPRTPFMVSAEAAGIEIEQRMFTLVEEAEGNPYAWEFDLCALTLANFNYRKMTLVRDYANLIEQDLPSVAFDRVFSIEPKAVEDAPLAPLPPSDQHLIIAADATQVGAIAKARLGDSLIIQGPPGTGKSQTITNLIADYAARGKRVLFVCEKRAAIDVVFHRLRQQGLDELCCLIHDSQTDKKEFILNLKQTYDQWLAGEAGNDASQASRTAALRALETELAALEEYTTKMATAPESAGLPVRELIQRLIELRGSADGRACPDLNAVEQERLPCYDEWLRHGDAVVRLGSVLRDLGTAPVFAKHPLRWLGEAVITSETPLEGLAARLDDAERQIDDLDDTLRETGLAADHWNTLDEIGQLLDFAERLRPLAEGGLLALLDPKSAKSSALEQLRGEHGARSQALEQARAKTLHWLDKLPPDDTANALAIAPKVQGVFGFLNPAWWRLRKVMKSRYDFSKHAVAPTWEALLKDLATEHAAQADWAAVRARGLAEFASEDPTAFGEGLKPLVAHDAPPAVAALRSRLLESEQGTALVKTLAGLAPKFQALRREIELLVFGASAQSLEDLAAAIREIREESDAIPELLPTLRELAATPEKLRRATRGFAFTAEELEAACARKTLENLYRSDRALQRFDSHLLQQKLDRLAGAHRQWLEHNAAWIRRQVRQRFLEHVQTANQSATVLTPDQKTFKKSYSAGRRELEHEFGKTMRYKSIRDLAAGESGDVVRDLKPIWLMSPLSVSDTLPLDTELFDVVIFDEASQIPVEDAVPAAYRAQQVIVVGDEMQLPPTSFFSSAGEGDDELSVEEEGETVSVMMDADSFLTQSARNLPSTLLAWHYRSRYESLISFSNAAFYGGELYTIPDRQISAADGGDMQVSSAEEAAERVTELLAKPVSFLRCDHGVYTDRRNPAEAEVVAHLVRRLLLTGTGMSIGIAAFSEAQQGQIESALDALAATDPDFATRLEAEYVREEDDQFCGLFVKNLENIQGDERDIILMSVCYAPDEKGKMRMNFGPINQRGGEKRLNVIFSRARQHMVLVSSIRHTHITNDYNDGARALKNFLHYAESLSRGESAMARQVLDGLNPLKRKPLEHGASGGLIATQIAEALACRGWQVETNTGQSRFRCDVAVRAAGTERHQLAVLVEGGGTRGVLERFHTRPGILRAFGWQVAIVTAKDWWHNPAAILERIERVLRREISDEEPVAAIEPAPEIAAPAPVAPPPQPEPLAMPTGTPAGVQRFEFVEGPSRKFWEVAQAGESLEIRYGRIGTAGQSQVKTFPDAARATREMEKLVREKTRKGYQAAPPNQARG is encoded by the coding sequence ATGAGCGACAACCCGTTCACCGGATTTTTGCAAGGCGGGGCCGCGCGCGGCGGCTTCGGCGTGGAGGACGTGTTGGCGGCGGTGCTGCCACTGATGCGGGAGGTGGCCGCGATCCATGACGCGGGCCGGGTCGCGCCCCTGCGCGGGCTTTCCGCCATCGCGGTGCAGGACGACCGCGCGCTGGCACTGACGTCGGCGGAGGGAATCGAGCCACGCCACCACGAAGGAGTGGTCCAGCGCTTGCTCGCACCCGCCAGCCACGGCGTCGAGGTCACCGGAGAGCAGCGGCGCGAGTCGGACGAAGGACGGCTCACCCACATCCGTAATCTCGACGTGGCCGTCTCTTCCGACGGGATCACGCGCCCGGTTTATCTGCCCGGCCACGTGAGCTGGGAGCATGCGGTGGATCACCATGACGAGCTGACGGACGTGTTCTCGCTGGGGATGCTGCTCGCCAGCCTGGCCTGTGGACTCGATTTCACGGAACTCCCCGATCTGGAGCTGTTCGCGAACTCGCGGAAGAACCTGTTCGCGCTCGCACCGCGACTGCATCCGGTGGTGGCCGCGGTGATCGTGGAGATGACCGAGCTGCACCGCGGCCGCCGCGCGCAGGATCTCGTCACCCTGATCCGCACGCTGGAAACCTACCGCGACCAACCGGTCGACGCCGACGTCAACCAGCTCCCCGGTCTCGAACAGGCCTCGAAGGGAGGCCGCCGCCGGATCATCCAAACGCATCTCCGCGACCGGCTGTTCGATGTGTCCCGCCGCAACCGGCTGCTGTATTTCAAGAGCTCCCAGTCCACGCTCAATCTCACCACCGCCAGCGTGCCGCTGGTGTTGGACTTCCGGAACATCCAGCCGGGACAATTGCTCTATTGGCACGCGCCGCTGGCGGCCGAGATCGCCGCGGGGCACACGCTGGCGTTGCAAAAGTGGCTGCGGTTCGAGGAGGCTCCCTATCTGCCGGGGCAGCTCGACAAGCTGATCAGCGAGGCTCGCCGCAGCCGCGCCGAGTTCGGTTTCTCGCAGCTCCGCCTCGTCGTCGCCTTCCTGCGTTGGAACAACCTCAAGGAGGAGCCGAACGTCCGCATCCACTCGCCGCTGCTGCTGCTGCCGGTGGAGCTGGCGAAGCGGAAGGGCGTGAAGGACCAGTACACGCTGGAACCGCAGGGCTCGGAGCTGGAGGTGAACCCGGCGCTGCGCCACCATCTCAAGCAGCTCTACGACCTCGACTTGCCGGACAGCATCGACCTGCGCGAGATCACGGTGGAGGCCTTCCACGCCGATCTCCAAACGCGCATCCGCGCCACCGAGCCGGGCGTGGGTTTGGAGCTTTCCGCGAAACCGAAGATCCAGCTCATCCACCAGAAGGCGAAGCAGCGGCTCGACCAATACAAGCGTCGCCTGGCCCGCCAAGGCCGCGTGGTACAGCGCGCCGCCGGTCTCGATTACAGCTACGACCGCGCCGACTTCCGGCCGCTGGGGCTCCAGATGTTCCAGAAGCTGGTGAAACCCTCACCGCTGCCCACCCGCGAGCTGGCGGGCGTGCCGCCCGAACCGCGCACGCCCTTCATGGTGTCCGCGGAAGCCGCCGGAATCGAAATCGAACAAAGGATGTTCACGCTCGTCGAAGAGGCGGAGGGAAACCCCTACGCGTGGGAGTTCGACCTGTGCGCGCTCACGCTGGCGAACTTCAACTACCGGAAGATGACGCTGGTGCGCGACTACGCGAACCTGATCGAGCAGGACCTTCCAAGCGTCGCCTTCGACCGCGTGTTCTCCATCGAGCCGAAAGCCGTGGAGGATGCCCCGCTCGCTCCGCTGCCACCATCCGACCAGCACCTCATCATCGCCGCGGATGCCACCCAGGTGGGCGCGATCGCGAAGGCTCGTCTCGGTGACAGCCTCATCATCCAGGGCCCGCCCGGCACCGGGAAATCCCAGACCATCACCAACCTCATCGCGGACTACGCCGCCCGCGGCAAACGCGTGCTCTTCGTCTGCGAGAAGCGAGCCGCCATCGACGTGGTGTTCCACCGCCTGCGGCAACAGGGCCTGGATGAACTGTGCTGCCTGATCCACGATTCGCAGACGGACAAGAAGGAGTTCATCCTGAACCTGAAGCAAACCTACGACCAGTGGCTCGCGGGTGAGGCCGGCAACGATGCCAGCCAGGCCAGCCGCACCGCGGCCCTGCGCGCCTTGGAAACCGAACTGGCCGCGCTGGAGGAGTACACGACGAAGATGGCGACAGCCCCGGAAAGCGCGGGCCTGCCGGTACGGGAGCTGATCCAGCGGCTGATCGAGCTCCGAGGTAGCGCCGATGGCCGTGCCTGCCCGGACTTGAACGCGGTCGAGCAGGAACGCCTGCCCTGCTACGACGAATGGCTCCGCCATGGCGACGCGGTGGTGCGTCTCGGCAGCGTGCTGCGGGATCTTGGCACAGCCCCGGTGTTCGCCAAACATCCGCTGCGCTGGCTGGGCGAGGCGGTCATCACCAGCGAGACCCCCTTGGAAGGACTCGCGGCCCGGCTCGATGACGCGGAGCGCCAGATCGACGATCTCGACGACACGCTGCGAGAAACGGGCTTGGCGGCAGACCATTGGAACACGCTCGATGAGATCGGTCAGCTCCTCGATTTCGCGGAACGCCTGCGCCCGCTCGCCGAGGGTGGATTGCTGGCACTGCTCGATCCGAAGAGCGCGAAGTCCTCGGCACTCGAGCAACTGCGCGGCGAGCATGGCGCAAGGTCACAGGCCCTCGAACAAGCGCGGGCGAAAACCCTTCACTGGCTCGACAAGCTGCCGCCGGATGACACGGCGAACGCACTCGCGATCGCGCCGAAGGTGCAGGGCGTGTTCGGCTTCCTCAATCCCGCGTGGTGGCGCCTGCGCAAGGTGATGAAATCACGCTACGATTTCAGCAAACACGCCGTGGCGCCGACATGGGAAGCACTGCTGAAGGACCTGGCCACCGAGCACGCGGCGCAGGCCGATTGGGCGGCGGTGCGGGCACGCGGTTTGGCGGAATTCGCCAGCGAGGATCCGACCGCCTTCGGCGAAGGCTTGAAACCGCTGGTGGCGCACGACGCACCGCCCGCGGTGGCCGCGCTGCGTTCGCGGTTGTTGGAATCGGAGCAGGGAACCGCGCTGGTGAAGACACTCGCGGGACTGGCTCCGAAATTCCAAGCGCTGCGCCGCGAGATCGAACTGCTCGTCTTCGGAGCCAGCGCCCAAAGCCTGGAAGACCTCGCCGCGGCCATCCGCGAGATCCGCGAGGAATCCGACGCCATTCCCGAGCTGCTGCCCACCCTGCGCGAACTGGCAGCCACGCCGGAAAAACTGCGCCGCGCCACGCGCGGCTTCGCATTCACCGCGGAGGAACTGGAGGCCGCCTGCGCGCGCAAGACACTGGAGAATCTTTATCGCTCCGACCGCGCGCTGCAGCGGTTCGACAGCCACCTGCTCCAACAAAAGCTCGACCGCCTCGCGGGTGCCCACCGCCAGTGGCTGGAGCACAATGCCGCGTGGATCCGCCGCCAGGTCCGCCAGCGGTTCCTGGAACACGTGCAGACCGCGAACCAGTCTGCGACCGTGCTCACACCGGATCAGAAGACCTTCAAGAAATCCTACAGCGCCGGACGCCGCGAGCTGGAGCACGAGTTCGGCAAGACGATGCGCTACAAATCGATCCGCGATCTCGCCGCCGGGGAAAGCGGTGACGTGGTGCGGGATCTCAAGCCAATCTGGCTGATGAGCCCGCTGTCGGTATCGGACACGCTGCCGCTCGACACGGAGTTGTTCGACGTCGTGATCTTCGACGAAGCCAGCCAGATCCCGGTGGAGGACGCGGTGCCCGCGGCCTACCGCGCGCAGCAGGTGATCGTGGTGGGCGATGAGATGCAGCTCCCGCCCACCAGTTTCTTCAGCAGCGCGGGCGAGGGCGATGACGAGCTCTCCGTGGAGGAGGAGGGCGAAACCGTCAGCGTGATGATGGACGCGGACAGTTTCCTCACCCAATCCGCGCGCAACCTGCCGAGCACGCTGCTGGCATGGCACTACCGCAGCCGCTACGAGTCGCTCATCAGCTTCAGCAACGCGGCCTTCTACGGCGGCGAGCTCTACACCATCCCGGACCGCCAGATCAGCGCGGCGGACGGGGGAGACATGCAGGTGTCCTCGGCGGAGGAAGCCGCGGAGCGGGTGACGGAACTGCTGGCGAAGCCCGTGAGTTTCCTCCGCTGCGACCACGGCGTTTACACCGACCGCCGGAATCCCGCGGAGGCCGAGGTGGTGGCCCATCTGGTGCGCCGTCTCCTGTTAACCGGGACCGGCATGAGCATCGGCATCGCCGCGTTCAGCGAGGCGCAGCAGGGCCAGATCGAATCCGCGCTGGATGCCCTCGCCGCCACCGATCCGGATTTCGCCACCCGCTTGGAAGCCGAATACGTGCGCGAGGAGGACGACCAGTTCTGCGGCCTGTTCGTGAAGAACCTGGAGAACATCCAGGGCGACGAGCGCGACATCATCCTCATGTCGGTGTGCTACGCGCCCGACGAGAAGGGAAAGATGCGGATGAACTTCGGCCCCATCAACCAGCGCGGTGGCGAGAAGCGCCTCAACGTCATCTTCAGCCGCGCCCGCCAGCACATGGTGCTCGTCAGCAGCATCCGCCACACCCATATCACGAACGATTACAACGACGGCGCTCGGGCTTTGAAGAACTTCCTGCACTACGCCGAAAGCCTGTCGCGCGGCGAATCTGCGATGGCTCGCCAGGTGCTTGATGGACTGAACCCGCTCAAGCGCAAGCCGCTCGAGCACGGTGCATCCGGCGGCCTGATCGCCACCCAGATCGCGGAGGCCTTGGCGTGCCGCGGCTGGCAAGTGGAGACGAACACCGGCCAGAGCCGCTTCCGCTGCGATGTGGCGGTGCGGGCCGCGGGCACGGAGCGCCACCAGCTCGCCGTGCTGGTGGAAGGAGGTGGAACCCGCGGCGTATTGGAGCGTTTCCATACCCGCCCCGGTATCCTGCGCGCCTTCGGCTGGCAGGTGGCCATCGTCACCGCGAAGGACTGGTGGCACAACCCCGCCGCGATCCTGGAGCGGATCGAGCGCGTGCTGCGCCGCGAGATTTCCGACGAGGAACCGGTGGCCGCCATCGAGCCCGCTCCCGAAATCGCCGCACCGGCACCGGTGGCCCCGCCTCCGCAACCGGAGCCCCTCGCCATGCCGACGGGCACGCCCGCAGGCGTCCAACGCTTCGAGTTCGTGGAAGGTCCGTCACGCAAGTTTTGGGAAGTCGCCCAAGCCGGTGAATCGCTGGAGATCCGCTACGGCCGCATCGGTACCGCGGGTCAATCGCAGGTGAAGACCTTCCCCGATGCCGCCCGCGCCACCCGCGAGATGGAGAAGCTGGTCCGCGAAAAAACCCGCAAGGGCTACCAAGCCGCCCCACCGAACCAAGCCCGCGGGTGA
- a CDS encoding glycosyl hydrolase, with amino-acid sequence MTIGTPFRPALGRWMDRVCPRLRFAAGWLLAALCLASAHAQTLTLTNDSQSYATLTNTTVTMTGRSELRITGATTPLSGCTINLNSTDSWFFMTAIKPSVVSSTYLGQIKVNGAAAVLNTNCRIVQYGDGTVVIPQASTFTPMQVFTGSHFTGSSTSLATYTSYSDSNLGTTYANNISSFKLKRGYTATVAQNADGTGVSRNYVAQDGDIEVSVLPDELNDSISFIRIFPWRWVNKKGIGGAIASGLDVGWYYNWNIDQNSSLDLEYVPIRAQRYWPSLAQDWKARGANTLLGYNEPNSADQANIAVGDAIWSWPDLLNTGLRVGSPAPTDGGVAWLESFMNQADAGDLRVDYVAVHYYRSYSSASDPDGATTQFYNFLKDVYDRTKRPIWVTEFNNGANWTTGPDPTAAQQAATVGKMMDMLESTPFVERYALYNWVEDVRRVKWDDGSLTAAGVVYRDHASSLSYSQVIPEVPTLPAACYRFENNASDSFAYGHAAMLKGQATFTAGKNGQGVKLSGNAANADHVQLSSRLGDSTDFTFGAWVYWNGGANWQRIFDLGNGTDSYMFLTPSGGGNMRFAIKNGGGEQQLNTGVLPTNTWTHVAVTISGNTGKLFVNGALVATNTGMTINPVDLGTTTNFLGKSQFTGDPYFGGVLDDVQFLPYALADTKVAAMQTNNAPVFASTTITGNAGTQNVAYSGTLAGTATDADAGDTITFSKVEGPAWLTVAANGALTGTPSYDEGGLQQFLVLATDTTGASAYAVLNITLPSVNGNGIWTSDTSGLWSEVAKWNGSFPANGTGNTANFSTLNIGADRTVTLDASRTIGNLQFGDTGGAESWTLAGVSGKTLTLETASGTPTITVSQNTANVLTPLAGTQGLNKLGSGTLVLGGASSLSGTFAIDANNATNGGIVRIAHPTAASAITAIQIRNNNAGYSTLELDGVRGPVTTASTLALSGRSGTVPAFRNLSGDNTLSGALTINSGGGNYFLQSDAGTLTFGGAITSAATGSRTLTFQGAGNFAVNGVLSDGSATSGIAIVKTGAGTLTLSGANTNIGATTLSGGTITLVNGGNLGGAAITTSAGTALNINRNITLANTLTGPVTITNTGSCTITGDFSGFTGSYTHNSTTVSTAFNAAMATSKNAAYTLASAQGSLQGFVLGGANDYTLEMGSLNGVANSLVRGGLSVTGTTTLKIGNLNTADTFAGSINNGAKILALNKVGTGTLTLSGASGYTGATILSAGSLVVDGSLGSTAVTVASTATLGGGGSVGGAVTVQSGGTLSPGNGIGTLTLGGGLTLQTGCTTRLEINRTAGTCDKLAVTGTFTRAGTLQVTSLGGTFAAGDSFTLFTAGSFAGSFSATSLPALGASLQWNTTNLPNGVLTVESAPGTFGAWAAAYSFPGGGNGAAADPDGDGLSNAIEWLIGTNPLVSDAAGSSIVVQAKPAAEIGLADGKTYLTLQARLRKVRVGVTLSPRAADTLTGLSSTGAAANVVQAGAPVSDGDFEVFTWYCTAPIGNTPRGFMRLQVSVE; translated from the coding sequence GTGACGATTGGAACCCCCTTCCGGCCTGCCCTGGGCCGGTGGATGGACCGTGTGTGCCCGCGCCTCCGCTTCGCCGCGGGATGGCTGCTCGCGGCCCTGTGTCTCGCCAGCGCGCACGCGCAGACGCTGACACTGACCAATGATTCGCAGAGCTACGCCACGCTCACCAACACCACGGTGACCATGACCGGGCGTTCGGAGCTGCGCATCACCGGCGCGACGACCCCGCTGTCCGGTTGCACGATCAACCTGAACTCCACCGACTCGTGGTTCTTCATGACGGCGATCAAGCCCTCGGTGGTCAGCTCGACCTATCTGGGCCAGATCAAGGTCAATGGCGCGGCCGCGGTTCTGAACACCAACTGCCGGATCGTGCAATACGGCGATGGCACGGTGGTGATCCCGCAGGCCTCGACCTTCACGCCGATGCAGGTCTTCACCGGCAGCCATTTTACCGGCTCGTCGACCTCGCTCGCGACCTACACGTCGTATTCCGACAGCAATCTCGGGACGACTTACGCGAACAACATCAGCTCGTTCAAACTGAAGCGCGGCTACACCGCCACTGTCGCGCAGAACGCGGACGGCACGGGAGTGAGCCGGAACTACGTCGCGCAGGACGGTGACATCGAGGTCAGCGTGCTGCCGGACGAGTTGAACGATTCCATCAGCTTCATCCGCATCTTCCCATGGCGCTGGGTGAACAAGAAGGGCATCGGCGGGGCCATCGCGTCCGGCCTGGACGTCGGCTGGTACTACAATTGGAACATCGACCAGAATTCATCGCTCGATCTCGAATACGTGCCGATCCGGGCCCAGCGCTACTGGCCGAGCTTGGCCCAGGACTGGAAGGCACGCGGGGCGAACACCCTGCTCGGTTACAATGAGCCGAACTCCGCGGACCAGGCGAACATCGCCGTGGGCGATGCCATCTGGTCGTGGCCGGACCTGCTGAACACCGGTCTGCGCGTCGGCTCGCCCGCGCCCACCGATGGCGGCGTGGCATGGCTGGAATCGTTCATGAACCAGGCGGACGCGGGCGACCTGCGGGTCGACTACGTGGCGGTCCACTACTACCGCAGTTATTCGAGCGCCTCCGATCCGGATGGAGCGACCACCCAGTTCTACAATTTTCTCAAGGACGTCTACGACCGCACGAAGCGCCCGATCTGGGTCACCGAGTTCAACAACGGCGCGAACTGGACCACCGGTCCCGATCCGACCGCGGCGCAGCAGGCGGCGACGGTGGGCAAGATGATGGACATGCTGGAGAGCACGCCCTTCGTCGAACGCTACGCCCTCTACAACTGGGTCGAGGACGTGCGGCGGGTGAAGTGGGACGATGGCTCTCTCACCGCGGCCGGGGTGGTGTACCGCGACCACGCGTCGTCGCTGTCCTACTCGCAGGTGATTCCGGAGGTGCCGACCTTACCCGCGGCCTGCTACCGTTTCGAGAACAATGCCAGCGACAGCTTCGCCTACGGCCACGCCGCGATGCTCAAGGGCCAGGCGACCTTTACGGCGGGGAAAAACGGTCAGGGCGTGAAGCTCAGTGGCAACGCCGCGAACGCCGACCATGTGCAACTTTCCTCCCGCCTCGGTGACAGCACCGACTTCACCTTCGGCGCGTGGGTCTACTGGAATGGAGGTGCGAACTGGCAGCGCATCTTCGATCTCGGCAATGGCACGGACAGCTACATGTTCCTCACTCCGAGCGGCGGCGGCAACATGCGCTTTGCCATCAAGAACGGTGGCGGCGAGCAGCAGCTCAACACCGGGGTGCTGCCCACCAACACCTGGACCCACGTGGCGGTCACCATCAGCGGCAACACCGGCAAGCTGTTCGTGAACGGCGCGCTGGTGGCGACCAACACCGGGATGACGATCAATCCGGTCGACCTCGGCACCACCACCAATTTCCTCGGCAAGAGCCAGTTCACCGGCGACCCGTATTTCGGCGGTGTCCTCGATGACGTCCAGTTCCTGCCCTACGCGCTGGCCGATACCAAGGTGGCCGCGATGCAGACCAACAACGCGCCGGTGTTCGCCAGCACTACGATCACCGGCAACGCGGGCACCCAGAACGTCGCCTACTCCGGCACGCTCGCCGGCACCGCCACCGATGCCGACGCGGGCGACACCATCACCTTCAGCAAGGTCGAGGGACCGGCGTGGCTCACCGTTGCGGCGAATGGCGCGCTCACCGGCACGCCGAGTTACGATGAGGGCGGCCTCCAGCAGTTTCTCGTGCTCGCCACCGACACCACCGGAGCCAGCGCCTACGCCGTGCTCAACATCACCCTGCCCTCGGTGAACGGCAACGGCATCTGGACCAGCGACACCAGCGGCCTGTGGAGCGAGGTCGCGAAGTGGAACGGCAGCTTCCCCGCCAATGGCACGGGAAACACCGCGAACTTCAGCACGCTGAACATCGGTGCGGACCGCACGGTCACGCTCGATGCCTCCCGCACCATCGGCAACCTCCAGTTCGGAGACACGGGTGGCGCGGAGTCCTGGACGCTCGCGGGCGTGAGCGGCAAGACCCTGACCCTGGAAACTGCCAGCGGCACGCCGACGATCACCGTTTCCCAGAACACGGCGAACGTGTTGACGCCGCTCGCGGGCACGCAGGGCCTCAACAAGCTCGGCAGCGGCACGCTGGTGCTGGGTGGCGCGAGCTCGCTCTCGGGCACGTTCGCCATCGATGCCAACAACGCGACCAACGGCGGTATCGTCCGCATCGCCCATCCCACCGCCGCCTCCGCCATCACCGCGATCCAGATCCGGAACAACAACGCCGGATACTCGACCTTGGAGCTCGATGGCGTCCGTGGTCCGGTGACCACCGCCTCCACCCTCGCCCTGTCGGGGCGCAGCGGCACCGTGCCCGCGTTCAGAAACCTCTCGGGGGACAACACGCTTTCCGGCGCGCTCACCATCAACTCCGGCGGCGGAAACTACTTCCTGCAATCCGATGCCGGCACGCTCACTTTCGGCGGCGCCATCACCTCGGCGGCCACCGGCTCGCGGACGCTCACGTTCCAAGGTGCGGGCAATTTCGCCGTGAACGGGGTGCTGTCCGATGGCAGCGCCACCTCCGGCATCGCGATCGTGAAGACTGGCGCGGGCACGCTCACGCTCTCCGGCGCGAACACCAACATCGGCGCGACCACCCTTTCCGGCGGCACCATCACGCTCGTCAATGGCGGCAACCTCGGTGGGGCCGCCATCACCACCTCCGCGGGGACCGCGCTCAACATCAACCGCAACATCACCCTCGCCAACACCCTCACCGGTCCGGTCACGATCACCAACACCGGCTCCTGCACGATCACCGGGGATTTCAGCGGCTTCACCGGCAGCTACACCCACAACTCGACCACTGTTTCCACGGCGTTCAATGCCGCGATGGCCACCAGCAAGAACGCCGCCTATACCCTGGCGAGCGCCCAGGGATCGCTCCAGGGTTTCGTGCTCGGAGGCGCGAACGACTACACGCTGGAGATGGGCTCCCTGAATGGTGTGGCGAACTCCCTCGTCCGCGGCGGTTTGTCGGTCACCGGCACCACCACCCTGAAGATCGGCAACCTCAACACCGCCGACACCTTTGCCGGATCGATCAACAACGGTGCCAAGATCCTCGCCCTGAACAAGGTCGGCACCGGCACGCTGACCCTCTCCGGAGCCAGCGGCTACACCGGCGCGACGATTTTGAGTGCGGGCTCGCTCGTGGTCGATGGCTCGCTCGGCTCCACGGCGGTCACCGTCGCCAGCACCGCCACCCTCGGCGGCGGCGGCTCGGTCGGCGGAGCGGTCACGGTGCAATCTGGCGGCACGCTTTCGCCGGGCAATGGCATCGGCACCCTCACCCTCGGCGGTGGCCTCACCCTTCAGACCGGCTGCACCACCCGCCTGGAGATCAACCGCACCGCGGGCACCTGCGACAAGCTGGCAGTCACCGGCACCTTCACCCGTGCGGGCACGTTGCAGGTCACCAGCCTCGGCGGCACCTTCGCGGCCGGGGATTCGTTCACGCTGTTCACGGCGGGGTCCTTCGCGGGCAGCTTCAGCGCCACCTCGCTGCCCGCCCTCGGCGCGAGCCTCCAGTGGAACACCACCAATCTTCCGAACGGCGTCCTGACGGTCGAGAGCGCCCCCGGCACCTTTGGCGCGTGGGCCGCCGCTTACTCGTTCCCCGGCGGTGGCAATGGGGCCGCCGCCGATCCCGATGGCGACGGTCTCTCCAATGCCATCGAATGGTTGATCGGCACCAACCCACTCGTGTCCGATGCCGCGGGGTCGTCGATTGTCGTCCAAGCCAAACCGGCGGCCGAAATTGGCCTCGCGGACGGGAAAACCTATCTCACCCTCCAGGCGCGGCTGAGAAAGGTCCGCGTCGGCGTGACTCTGTCCCCGCGGGCGGCGGATACCCTTACTGGCCTCTCCTCCACGGGCGCGGCCGCCAATGTCGTCCAGGCCGGAGCCCCGGTGAGCGACGGTGATTTCGAGGTCTTCACCTGGTATTGCACGGCACCGATTGGGAATACCCCGCGCGGCTTCATGCGCCTCCAGGTGTCCGTGGAGTGA